From the Pristiophorus japonicus isolate sPriJap1 unplaced genomic scaffold, sPriJap1.hap1 HAP1_SCAFFOLD_283, whole genome shotgun sequence genome, the window AACCAGTGTCTGGAAATTAAAATGGATTGTTTGCCTAAATTGATAAAGGAATTCTACAAAAATACTTATCCTCCAATATCAAAGAAACCTTTACCAAAGTTAATTGCACCTGGCAGGGGATTTAAAAAACCAAGAATACGATATATTCCTTTTACTGAACAAGATGATATTGATCGGACAGAGATGAACTTGAAACACAGACAACTTTTATATCTCTGGGGACTTGAAACGCTGTATGAAAAGACATTGGTAATGATGATTCCCAAAGGACCACCAATGATGATTCCCAAAGGACCACCTGTACCTCCACCAATTAAGACTAGTCAAGTTCAAATAAAGCCTATAGGTGGGCCAACAACATATGTTTGTGAAGAAGTCAAGAAGTTTCTAGAATGGCATATTTTGCAGAAAAAACTTCAACGTACTTGGGGCTTACCATCACATTTTCAGAAGTCAGCAGAAGCATTTATCCCACTTGCTCCGAAACTGATTATAAGCCAGCTAAGTCCACAGCCTGATTTTGAAATAGTTATTGCTCCAGTTGAGTTAGCATTCATAAATGATGAGCACAAAAAGGCACTAGAAATGAATACAAAGAAAAGGACTGTAAATCATATATGGGGCCTCCCCAGGCTTATTGAGTCATCTTTAAATGAATTTCCTCCACCAATAAAGGATTTCATAAAACAATTTAAAATTAAGAAAAAGAAAAGAGTAAGGTCCAGAACCAAAGACATAACAAAGTATTATAAAATGGTTTATTCCCAGTGCACATCTCTTCTGAACAAAGGAGAGAAAAATACTTCGGATTTTGGAAGTTTTAAGAAAAGTGTCAAAATGAAAAAGAGAGAAAAGAGGATGTCTACTGTTGTCAAATTTAAACCAGAATGTAACATTAGGTTAGATATGTGTTTAATAAAACAAAGTTTATCTAGTAAACTTCTACCTGAAATGGTAACACAGTTGTACAAACAAACTTATCCTCCAGTATTGAAGAGACCATTACCAAAACTCATAACACCTGGCAAAGGATTTAAGAGACCAAGATTACCATATATTCTGTTTGCTGAACAAAATAGTATTGATCGCTTGGATATGAATTTAAAGCACAAACAGATTAATCATCTTTGGGGTATTGCACCTACATTTGCCAAGTCAATAGAAATGATTCCTAAAGCACCTTTACTTCCAGCAATTAAAGCAAGTGGAGCTAAAATAGAGCATATCGGTATGGAATTAGCCTTCCAGTATAATGAAACAGTTGACATTCTAGAATGGCACATTACAATGAAAAGATTTCAGCACCAGTGGGGCATACCATTGCATATCCGAAGATCAGTGGACGCATTCATTCCATCTCCTCCAAAACTGGTTCTATCCCATTTTAGCCGGTGTCCCGATGTTGATATTGCTGATTCTTTAAAGAGCTAATATTGCTAAGTGAGAAATATAAGGAAGCATTGGAAATAAATACAAACAACCGGATCATAAATCACAGACAGGGTCTTCCCAATATTATTCAGAACTCTTTGAGTAGTTTTATACCTCCCACTCCACCAGTATGCATGCAACTGTTAGAGACTGGAGAAGGAAGTACAACAGGATTGAATAGATCTGAACTGAGCAAAATTAATACAGTTTTTCCTGCTGAACAGAAGTTATTGGCAAGCACAACAAACGGTAAAGATGGTAAGGAAAGCAACAGTGTAAATAGTATGGAAGAACTTTCTGTCAGTCCAAAACTGGAATTTAAAGATAAAGTTGAAGTAGATGTGGCAAAGCAATCTATACAAATGCAATCAGTGGATAAATTTTCAGCCACAAGTAAAAGTTTGCTGAAACTGAATACCCCTTATAAAAAACAAAACTTAAAGAGCAAATGGAGTGACGATTGTCTTGAGGTAGATTGTTCCATAGCATCACCCAGTTATAGGCCAAAATCTATGAAAATCGTGAGTTCTTCAACTTGGACATCAGATCAGAAATTGGCTGATTTGGCAGATAAACCAGTGACTATTGTGGGACTGTCTTTCGGTCCAGCAATAATAGGAGCAAACCTGCCTTCATCCCCCATGACTGTGCAAGAGGAGTTCAACATTTATCTGAAACAAAATATAGGTTCTGTTTTGATGCCACGTCCTGTTCGTTATGCAGATTGTGAAGAAATCTTATCAAAAAATGCAAGAGACTTTGGGAATAATGTATCCTGTTCAGAACAATTGACTGAGGAAACAAACAATCATATTCAGCAAGATGAAGAACATGGATATGTTAAAATAATTGCAGGTGCTATTGTTAAAACCCAGAATGAGGAAGAACAAGTGCAGGTTGATCTATCAGAAATAATTTGTGCACAGCCTTCACCTACAGAACTTTGTGATGCCTTGCAAGAAAGAATAATTATTGCATCTCAAGATCCTTATGATGGAAATTACTTGAGCGTTCCTGCTGAGGAACTCCATTGTGCTTATTATGAAACCCTCAATGAATCATATATTTCCAGAACTCATGTTGTGAAGAAAGAATGCAGGAAAACTTTTCAAAGTCAGTATTCAAATCAAACAAAACCAGATAATACTTTGCGAAAGTCAAAGGCTAAATTTTCCAAGCAAGATTGTCAGAGACCAAGAACATTTAAACATAAAGAAGAAGATGAAAATTCTGAGTTATGCAGCCAAAGCATTCTTTTTGTTAGCCCAACTGAAGAGCTGCAGAACACAGTTATAATGATCTGCGGTTCAGATACAGACCAAAAAGAGAAATCGTACCCTTACTCACATTGTGACAGACCAGAAAGCACAAGGTCATCAAGAAAAACTTCTCACAGTCGTAGACATGATGAAAGATCCTCACGAAGCTCCACGCCCCATAGTCCTGGATGTCAGCAAGATTTTTCACAAGAGGATTCTCCGTTTACAACAAATGAAGACTATGAAGGTACTGTATAGTCTGATGTTTTTGTCAGATGGTAACATTTTGTAAATAAGTATAATTGCCACCAAAACCATATTTATTTTGCCTTAAAAGTTTCTATATGTAAAAATGTAATTAAAGATAAGCATAACTAATTAACCAAAATTGGTATATCTTCTATTTGCTGTGTTAATTTGGATGTATGATGTGGATAGTCTGTTTCACATTGTAAGCATAAACCATCCAACCCGTGGCCACTACCTGTCAGCAGAAAAATGTCAGATGCATATCCTCTCAAAAAGAGTATAGTAAATTCTAATTTAAATAAAATCATTTTATTACTAATAGTTGACAACTTGTCCCAAATTTGCACAGCCTTCTGGTACATTTCTACTGTAACTCTGTAGCTAGATCTTTGCTGGGAATTTCTGGGAGGCCTTTTCTGCGACGGAACCTTCAACTGCCCCAAATGAGGGTGTGTGGTAGGGACTCTACATTGGGAATTCCAATTCTTCCAATCTCAGTAGGACCCCATATAAATTTGGAGGCCATACAGTATGCCCATTAAGATGAGAACTACAAACCTCCACAATGGGGCCCCATCAGAGGTTCAAGATCAGGAATGCTGCCCGGATCCCCAAACAGCTGGATGGACAGGTAGTCATTTAAGGAGTGCTTCATTTCAAGAATAAAAATAATGCCACAATAGTTCTTACTTTCTTTATAATTCTGCATTTGTTACATACACAGAGGTCTGACCAGAAGTACTGAGGAGAAGGTGTTACGCTTCAGTCAGTGATAGCACTCCCGACTGATTCAGAATGTCACATATTTAAGTGCCACAtcaggtcttgagcacataatctatgctgacagtttagctgagtagaaacatagaaaataggtgcaggagtagtccattcggccttcgagcctgcaccaccattcaataagatctggctaatcattcacctcagtacccctttcctgctttctctccataccccttgatccctttagccgtaagggccatatctaactccctcctgaatatatccaatgaactggcatcaacaactctctgcggtagagaattccacaggttaacaactctctgagtgaagaagtttctcctcatctcagtcctaaatggcttaccccttatcctaagactgtgtcccctggttctggacttccccaacatcgggaacattcttcctgcatctaaactgtccagtcctgaattttatatgtgtctatgagatcccctctcatccttttaaactccagtgaatacaggcccagtcgatccagtctctcctcatatgtcagtcctgccatcccgggaatcagtctggtgaaccttcgctgcactccctcaatagcaagagtgtccttcctcagattaggagaccaaaactgaacacaatatttcaggcgaggcctcaccagggccctgtaaaactgcagtaagacctccctgctcttatactcaaatcccttagctatgaaggtcaacatgccatttgccttcttcaccgcctgctgcacctgcatgccaactttcaatgactgatgtaccatgacacccaggtcttgttgcacctccccttttcctaatctgctgccattcagataatattctgccttcgtgtttttgcccccaaagtggataacctcacatttatctatattatactgcatctaccatgcatttgctcactcacctaacctgtgcaatgcagcctgcagcctcttagcatcctccttacagctcacaccgccacccagcttactgtcatctgcaaacttggagatattacacccaattccttcatccaaatcattgatgcatattgtaaatagctgggttcccagcactgagccctacggcaccccactagtcactgcctgccattctgaaaaggacctgttaatcccgactctctgcttcctgactgccaaccagttctctatccacgtcagtacattacccccaataccatgtgctttgattttgcacaccaatctcttgtctgggaccttgtcaaaagccttttcaaagtccaaatataccacatccactggttctcccttgtccactctactagttacatcctcaaaaaattctaaaagatttgtcaagcatgatttccctttcataaatccatgctgacttggaccgatccgatcatgtcactgctttccaaatgcgctgctatttcatctttaataatggaatccaacattttccccactactgatgtcaggctaaccgatctataattacctgatttcgctctcattttttaaaaagtgatgttacattagctaccctccagtccataggaactgatcctgagtcgatagactgttggaaactgataaccaatgcatccaatatttctagggccacttccttaagtactgtgggatgcagacaatcaggccccggggatttatcggccttcaatcccatcaatttccccaacacaatttcctgcctaataaggatttccttcagttcctccttctcactagaccctcggtcccctagtatttccggaagcttatttatatcttccttcgtgaagacagaaccaaagtatttgttcaactggtctgccatatctttgttccccattataaattcacctgaatctgactgcaaaggacctacgtttgtcttcactaatctttttcttttcacaaatctatagacgcttttgcagtcagtttttatgttcccagcaagcttcctatcatactctattttccccctcctaattaaaccctttgtcctcctctgctggattctaaatttctcccagtcctcaggtttgctgctttttcttcccaatttgtatgcctcttccttggatttaacactatctctaatttcccttgttagccacagttgagccaccttccctgttttatttttactccagacagggatgtacaattgttgaagttcatccatttcatgtactgttggaggtgctgtcattcaaatgagatgttaaactgagatctgATCTTTTCTCTGAGGCGAACAAAAAGAttcttatttgaagaagagcagcaaatTCTCCCAGTGCCTTGAACAACATTTATTTGTTACCCATCATCTTCCATACAAGTAGACATAGGTCTTCTTGGCTTGCCTGTGATAGTATTACAGCCACCTTTCATGTATGCTCCTCTAAGATGCACAAGGATATCCTGTAATAGTTACCTGACCTTTTTTTTAACAATCCGTGTGTTTCTCTCTGACCCTTTGTTTCACTCTCTTCAATTTAATAAtttctttatgtgacctctgctgttgtccagctcgtgccatctggcctcaattacagtaatcagTGCCTCCACTTCAACCTGTAAGGAATTCTTGGTTCTCGAGCCACATTGCATATtgcattgcagctccgatttttccactaagaattaaagttctcacacacaactggctctttaaaagtggataagtgtagaccgggagctgtactaggcatgcgtgcccatagcggtCATGTCAAAAACGTCCCTTTTTTTTGCGCATATGCACAAGGGGGCTGTCATTTACTCTACAtgcctactgtttgtactatcacaaggtgtgccaactgagggcacagcagtgggagacttgtaggttgcctgtacaggtgtgcctggcctagtataagaagcaggccaccaggtgtgatcctcactctggagttaacaaataaaggactaaggtcacgataGTTCAAGTGcagcacattgcctcatggagtcattattagaccaTCCAAGACACAACAATTGCCGACaagattacagactttcacgcgaaaatgactacccttggtacgttgcagcagttcgccgatggtgatgattgggacgccttcgtggagaggctcgaacatttcttcacagcaaacgacctggcaggagacgatccggccacactggttgataagcgcagagctatcctgctaaccagttgtaggcccaccgtctatggcctcatcagggacttgctggcaccaggacgtatgaggagcttgtaacactgatccatgagcaactcaagcccaaggagagcatcctcacagccggacaccggttctacacccaccaacggcctgaaggccaggaaatcgcgaaatacgtcgcagacctcaggaggctggcggcaccgtgtgatttcggcgaccacctcaacgaagcgctacggggcatttttgtcattggaatcggccatgagggccttcttcataagctactgtcggtggataccacagtcgcactgcagaaggccatctctgtgagccaggcattcatgacctcgacctgcggttctagccaaatgactcactctcaggactcaaacccggcaggttttgtgcacagtgtggactgtagaacgcgaaccatctcagcctccgagtcccttaactcagagtccgctggtgggggctaatcgagtagctccatgctggcattgtggagggaatcacagggctcaccagtgccgctttaaagactatgtatgcaagggctgctgcacaaagggccacttccagtaaatgtgtaagaaaaatatgactcactgtcgatgaagagtctgcaaatggccatgaatcctgcgcggattatgaaacgataagcagagaggcagctcagccccacgatgaggtatatagcatgtttacctgcaccaccgagtgttccccgttgaggatggaagtcgagatagatggtgttccaattttcatggaagtggacacgggggcgagccagtcagtaatgaataagaagcctttgagagactatgggacaatcaagctgaacgaccaagTTGGCCCcgtttcaggcaaagctgcgcacctacaccgatgaacttatcccagtattTTGTAgttcgaatgtaaaggtactccatgatggcacggtgcacaagttacctctgtggattgttgcaggtgatggaccaacgctactccaaagaaggtggatggagaagatccattggaagtgggaagacttcacccctccagcgatcgacgtcctccgcattTGGagccacagcaagccctcacttgaggggggACCCGGCACCAgaaagcagaccagcacagcacccgaggcacagaacgCTCAGCACTACTGCGTGgaaatccagctgggacgacccgaatgcacctttcaggctccggtggcaggactccagaggaagaaaatcggatccaaaggcgactttccagcttcagtggcagaacccggggagaagagtgataggtccttacgatacagtataaatgcacacgaggcccatgcttgagagaaagtcagtctgtgacctatcctttattccttagcactcaagtgatgaaggtgggtggagcttccccttttgtatctgaaggtccaggttaggagtgtctcccacttagtgatcattgttcttacagtgtacaacttaggtcagattatacatgggttacaatgctggttgaatacatgacatcacctcccccacaaagtcttattgggatcacagattgagtctctctggtggtttacgctctcttgtagagcacctgagttggggctccggttgttgggtgctggcctgagtgcctgctgtttgcggtgcctcaggccagtccggactgcctacagtgattgggctctccttcctttggttccagtgttcggtcacctgtggtggagtgaactcaacgtcgtgttcttcctctgcttcttcaatgggattgctgaacctcctttttgtttgatccacgtgtttgtggcagattttccattggtaagtttaacgaccaaaatcctatttccctctttggcaatcacagtgcctgcgaaccatttgggccctgcagcatagttgaggacaaaaccaGGAACATTTACATcagtacatcgcgccctcgcattcctgtcatggtagtcatattgtggctggcgcctgctctcgacaatttctttcgtggtggggtgtataagggataaccgggttttgagcgtccttttcattagcagctctgcgggtggaacccctgtgaccgagtgtggtcgggatctataggccaacaggaggcgtgataagcgtctttgaagggaacccccttggattctgagcttccactgtttgattatctgcactgctcgttctgcctggccgtttgaggccggcttgaatggtgccattctgacatggttaattccattgc encodes:
- the LOC139247827 gene encoding uncharacterized protein yields the protein MQLLETGEGSTTGLNRSELSKINTVFPAEQKLLASTTNGKDGKESNSVNSMEELSVSPKLEFKDKVEVDVAKQSIQMQSVDKFSATSKSLLKLNTPYKKQNLKSKWSDDCLEVDCSIASPSYRPKSMKIVSSSTWTSDQKLADLADKPVTIVGLSFGPAIIGANLPSSPMTVQEEFNIYLKQNIGSVLMPRPVRYADCEEILSKNARDFGNNVSCSEQLTEETNNHIQQDEEHGYVKIIAGAIVKTQNEEEQVQVDLSEIICAQPSPTELCDALQERIIIASQDPYDGNYLSVPAEELHCAYYETLNESYISRTHVVKKECRKTFQSQYSNQTKPDNTLRKSKAKFSKQDCQRPRTFKHKEEDENSELCSQSILFVSPTEELQNTVIMICGSDTDQKEKSYPYSHCDRPESTRSSRKTSHSRRHDERSSRSSTPHSPGCQQDFSQEDSPFTTNEDYEVYYQSESPLLSHPVH